The Zobellia alginiliquefaciens genome contains a region encoding:
- a CDS encoding beta strand repeat-containing protein — translation MQKRISIPLFFIGFFLISFAQAQVKIGDNPQTIDPASILELESSDKVLVITRVDSLQMTTIAPNRGALVYNTTADCVYYYDGAAWISMCEGADGGAHTATPIVNSQSTIVITPTEGGNNFEIAPNSITSDQILNGGINGVDIQNGSIGRGKLAPNAVDKARIAQNAVGPYAIDRDSLPLSFFNNDAGFITGANVVSGDADNDILVGSDSGAFFDATTLEDNIAVNTAAIAADGDTSNINELQDLTLTGDQLSISGRPGFVTIPTADGSDTNIDEGDNITITGNGTAATPYVINADDEVDGSITNELITGAVLNASNQLVITEAGNNTTVDLSSLAGGGGTADGVISNVVFTTADNKLTFTGTGGGFNGVIDLDDLDGGGTGTTPDLGEVLSEDNNADGSKIINLGVPTLDQDAATKKYVDDVVAAGGSLANGKILIGNATGAPVAQTISGDATIDNAGILTIEDDAIDTDMILDATIGLTDLSDMGATADGQILKWDTATTSWIVSNGSSHFGAENAIFFGDDVDGSPTDAGNELFWDPNAREENGGNFGALGIGLDGGVMSTRVKVHVAEQLNGKLSYPLEIQNRTNQNTNNSSVGLLFSVDLDNAHGKGALSYERTGAWGVGDFHFLQNTITTATNPTLTDKSFSIRSNKDIVLYNGIEIAGDRGDANQVLTSNGTGAVSWEDAGELSITDTDTDDALVVQADGKGYNIGVDDTTIEIISDALQVKDAGITAAKLNADVAGTGITQDATGALQIDPATITGNGDITSTSITVSGDTDALLGDVTLEIATDGVTAAMINADVAGTGIIQDATGALQIDPTTITGNGDITSTSITVGGDTDALLGDVTLEIATDGVTAAMLNADVAGTGITQDATGALQIDPSTITGNGDITSTSITVGGDTDALLGDVTLEIATDGVTAAMLNADVTGTGITQDANGALQIDPSTITGNGDITSTSITVSGDTDALLGDVTLEIAAGGVTADKIAVGAISGGASGNIAANSITQGDIGLNAIGSGEIQADVVGTSELKPDAVTTAEILNGTILDEDLAGSIDGNKIIPNFGAQNITTGGTILATGDITTNGDFVDTTPDYVFQKYFIGNSSLNQNYEFQTLDQVEAFIKQNHHLPNVKSALTIKKQGYWSLTESTQKNLEKIEELFLHTIEQEKEIKKLKAEKEAMANELKSMKNDIEEIKALLNQ, via the coding sequence ATGCAAAAGCGCATCTCGATTCCGTTATTTTTTATCGGTTTTTTCCTCATCAGTTTTGCTCAAGCACAAGTAAAAATAGGTGATAACCCCCAGACCATTGATCCCGCCTCTATTCTAGAACTAGAAAGTTCAGATAAGGTTTTGGTCATTACAAGAGTAGATTCTTTGCAAATGACTACCATAGCTCCCAACCGTGGAGCCTTGGTCTACAATACTACTGCAGATTGTGTGTATTATTATGATGGCGCGGCATGGATCAGCATGTGCGAAGGTGCAGATGGTGGTGCCCATACGGCAACACCCATTGTAAATTCCCAAAGTACTATTGTTATTACGCCAACCGAAGGCGGCAACAATTTTGAGATAGCCCCTAATAGTATTACCAGTGACCAAATTTTGAACGGTGGTATTAACGGGGTAGATATACAAAACGGATCTATTGGCCGGGGAAAATTAGCGCCAAATGCTGTGGATAAAGCTAGAATTGCACAAAACGCGGTTGGCCCGTATGCCATTGACCGTGATAGTCTTCCTTTAAGTTTTTTTAATAACGATGCCGGTTTTATTACCGGTGCCAACGTTGTAAGTGGCGATGCAGATAATGATATTTTAGTAGGAAGCGATAGCGGAGCCTTTTTTGACGCAACCACTTTAGAGGATAATATTGCAGTAAATACAGCTGCCATAGCGGCCGATGGTGACACAAGTAATATTAATGAACTACAAGACTTAACTCTAACAGGAGATCAACTTTCAATATCTGGCCGTCCAGGTTTTGTTACTATCCCTACAGCAGATGGATCGGATACCAATATAGATGAAGGCGACAATATAACCATTACCGGGAACGGTACGGCCGCTACCCCATATGTTATTAATGCGGACGATGAAGTTGATGGCAGCATAACCAACGAATTGATTACAGGTGCTGTTTTAAATGCCTCTAACCAATTGGTTATAACAGAAGCAGGAAACAACACCACCGTAGACTTAAGTTCTTTGGCAGGAGGAGGCGGCACAGCAGATGGTGTTATCTCAAATGTAGTATTTACAACAGCTGACAATAAGCTAACATTTACTGGTACTGGTGGCGGTTTTAATGGAGTCATTGATTTAGACGATTTAGATGGTGGAGGAACAGGAACCACTCCGGATCTTGGAGAGGTTTTATCTGAAGATAATAATGCCGATGGATCAAAAATCATAAATCTTGGTGTTCCAACTTTAGATCAAGATGCAGCCACAAAAAAATACGTAGATGATGTAGTAGCTGCTGGGGGTAGCTTAGCCAATGGCAAAATCCTAATAGGTAATGCTACGGGCGCTCCGGTTGCTCAAACGATTAGCGGTGATGCCACTATTGATAATGCGGGTATTCTCACTATTGAAGATGATGCCATTGACACAGACATGATACTAGACGCCACTATTGGTCTTACGGATCTGAGTGACATGGGAGCTACAGCAGACGGCCAAATATTAAAATGGGATACCGCTACAACTTCTTGGATTGTTTCAAACGGCTCAAGCCATTTTGGTGCTGAGAACGCCATATTTTTTGGAGATGATGTAGATGGTTCTCCAACCGATGCCGGAAATGAGTTATTTTGGGATCCAAATGCTAGAGAAGAAAATGGAGGTAATTTTGGAGCACTTGGAATCGGTTTAGATGGAGGTGTAATGAGCACCAGAGTGAAAGTACATGTAGCGGAACAACTTAATGGCAAACTTTCTTACCCTTTAGAAATCCAAAATAGAACAAATCAAAACACTAACAATTCTTCGGTAGGTTTACTATTTTCTGTTGATTTGGATAATGCACACGGCAAAGGAGCTTTATCCTATGAACGAACGGGTGCATGGGGCGTTGGGGATTTTCATTTTTTACAAAACACCATTACTACTGCAACAAATCCAACTCTTACGGACAAAAGCTTTAGCATTCGTAGCAACAAAGACATCGTCCTTTACAACGGTATTGAAATTGCAGGAGATCGTGGAGATGCCAATCAGGTATTGACTTCTAATGGAACTGGAGCCGTTTCTTGGGAAGATGCAGGTGAACTTTCCATTACTGATACTGATACAGATGACGCTTTGGTAGTCCAGGCTGATGGTAAGGGTTATAATATTGGTGTTGATGATACTACGATTGAAATAATATCGGATGCTTTACAAGTTAAAGATGCCGGAATAACAGCTGCAAAGTTAAATGCAGATGTGGCCGGAACAGGCATTACACAAGATGCAACTGGTGCACTGCAAATCGACCCTGCGACCATTACCGGAAATGGAGATATCACCTCTACATCGATAACCGTTAGTGGTGACACAGACGCTTTGCTCGGGGATGTCACACTTGAAATAGCAACAGACGGAGTCACAGCTGCAATGATTAATGCAGATGTTGCCGGAACAGGCATTATACAAGATGCAACAGGTGCCCTGCAAATCGACCCTACGACCATTACTGGAAACGGAGATATCACCTCAACATCAATAACCGTTGGTGGCGACACAGACGCTTTGCTCGGGGATGTCACACTTGAAATAGCAACAGATGGAGTTACTGCCGCAATGCTTAATGCCGATGTTGCCGGAACAGGCATTACACAGGATGCAACAGGTGCCCTGCAAATCGACCCTTCGACCATTACTGGAAACGGGGATATCACCTCAACATCAATAACCGTTGGTGGCGACACAGATGCTTTGCTCGGGGATGTCACTCTTGAAATTGCAACCGATGGAGTTACTGCCGCAATGCTTAATGCCGATGTGACCGGAACAGGCATTACACAGGATGCAAACGGTGCCCTGCAAATCGACCCTTCAACCATTACCGGAAACGGGGATATCACCTCTACATCGATAACCGTTAGTGGTGACACAGACGCTTTGCTCGGGGATGTCACTCTTGAAATAGCAGCCGGTGGGGTAACTGCTGATAAAATCGCAGTCGGTGCTATTTCTGGTGGAGCATCAGGAAATATTGCGGCTAATTCAATAACACAAGGTGATATTGGTCTTAATGCAATAGGATCAGGAGAAATTCAAGCTGATGTAGTAGGTACATCTGAATTAAAGCCGGATGCAGTTACTACTGCGGAAATACTTAACGGAACAATTTTAGATGAAGACTTAGCTGGTAGTATTGATGGCAATAAAATTATTCCAAATTTTGGTGCTCAAAATATTACTACCGGTGGCACTATTTTAGCTACGGGAGATATTACAACTAATGGTGATTTTGTAGATACAACACCTGATTACGTTTTTCAAAAATACTTTATAGGTAATTCTAGTTTGAACCAAAACTATGAATTTCAAACTTTGGATCAGGTAGAAGCATTTATTAAACAGAATCATCATCTTCCAAATGTTAAGTCTGCATTGACAATAAAGAAACAGGGATATTGGAGTTTAACAGAATCAACTCAAAAAAACCTAGAAAAAATAGAAGAACTTTTCCTTCACACCATAGAACAGGAAAAGGAGATCAAAAAACTAAAAGCGGAAAAAGAAGCCATGGCCAATGAATTAAAGTCCATGAAAAATGATATAGAAGAAATTAAAGCCCTTCTTAACCAATAA
- a CDS encoding carboxypeptidase-like regulatory domain-containing protein, which yields MKRNKLLYLFFFLPLASLCAQNFLSTEIEGRVYSEDGDVAATHVLNTTTKKATITDIEGFFNISANLNDTLVFSAVQYKRKEIVVTQSLLESKLLMVPLEESLTELEEVVVMPYSLSGNIASDLRNLKTEPVVTASTMGLPNAYVKPISKAEREFQAATANPYMSFDPLINMITGRKKMLKARVKRNNTYARTERVREFYPDSLFTSELKIPLDKIDEFMYFCEVDATFQEVVDTHDHLKIWAFMERKSAVYRKNNTLD from the coding sequence ATGAAGAGAAATAAACTTCTTTATCTATTTTTTTTCCTACCTCTGGCATCATTGTGTGCCCAGAATTTTTTATCGACAGAAATTGAAGGTCGAGTTTATAGTGAAGATGGAGATGTTGCCGCCACCCATGTGTTGAATACCACTACAAAAAAGGCGACGATTACAGATATTGAAGGGTTTTTTAATATTAGCGCAAATCTGAATGACACTTTGGTGTTTTCCGCCGTACAGTACAAGCGTAAGGAAATTGTGGTTACGCAAAGCCTGCTAGAAAGTAAACTTTTGATGGTCCCTTTGGAGGAATCGCTTACGGAGTTAGAAGAGGTGGTGGTTATGCCTTATAGTCTTTCCGGGAATATAGCCAGTGATCTAAGAAATTTAAAAACGGAGCCAGTTGTTACCGCTTCCACAATGGGGCTTCCCAATGCATATGTAAAGCCTATAAGTAAAGCCGAACGCGAATTTCAGGCTGCAACGGCAAACCCGTATATGAGCTTTGATCCTTTGATCAATATGATTACAGGACGAAAAAAAATGTTGAAAGCTCGCGTAAAACGGAATAATACGTATGCTAGAACGGAGCGGGTCCGTGAGTTCTATCCGGATTCTCTTTTTACATCTGAATTAAAAATTCCCTTGGATAAAATAGATGAGTTTATGTATTTCTGTGAGGTAGATGCTACTTTTCAGGAGGTTGTAGATACCCATGACCATTTAAAAATTTGGGCGTTCATGGAGCGGAAAAGTGCGGTCTACAGAAAAAACAACACCTTAGATTGA
- a CDS encoding DUF6702 family protein, whose product MKSLKKFLVVLVLPLLAFSAAHKFYVSVTNVNYSEKDMALQITSRVFIDDLDKLLLERYDIKAKLNTDNESRLADEYLEKYLRSKFVVEVNGSTAPYTYIGRKYDADVLIFYVEVPNIELSSLKSIQIENEILTDLFEDQQNVVHLKLGNDKKSFVLVKSRTKGMLKL is encoded by the coding sequence ATGAAGTCTTTAAAAAAGTTCTTGGTAGTATTGGTACTTCCTTTATTGGCATTCTCCGCCGCACACAAGTTTTACGTTAGCGTAACGAACGTTAACTATTCGGAAAAGGACATGGCATTGCAGATTACCTCCCGTGTTTTTATAGATGATTTGGATAAATTGTTGTTAGAGCGTTATGATATAAAAGCGAAGTTGAATACAGACAATGAATCCCGTTTGGCAGATGAGTACTTGGAGAAATATCTGAGATCAAAATTTGTGGTGGAAGTAAACGGAAGCACTGCTCCATATACATATATAGGTAGAAAATATGATGCGGATGTGCTTATTTTTTATGTTGAAGTACCAAATATTGAGTTGTCTTCCCTGAAATCTATCCAAATAGAGAACGAAATCCTTACAGACCTTTTTGAGGATCAGCAAAATGTAGTGCACTTAAAATTAGGAAATGATAAAAAGAGCTTCGTTTTGGTAAAATCGCGTACTAAAGGAATGTTAAAATTATAA
- a CDS encoding gliding motility-associated C-terminal domain-containing protein translates to MKKHLYIAALILATGVQAQEALYNTGNLRIHDGGVMGLHTNLVNDGSFDENLGLVGFYGDNLRTVSGSLPATLYDVEFVTGGGTVLQNSLNVLNNANFITGDIITDRVQSSITLNFLADAFPNGQSNISKVDGYVSVNNQQNFIFPVGDFQYLRPLILNTEGVNTVARCAYYIEDPNSPSILPGAFNTNNKEVEIGDISNIEFWHLEGSVPSAIQLSWNERSNMGLLTNDVNEIVIVGYSKSSNRWESLGGPAPAGNLNEGVVASASFVPDEYEVLTFAALGEPRDYLELENYFVSPNGDGINDFLEIPELALSPNNFMQIYNREGLKVFEKANYTNEFNGLSTQNNFVVTRGDGLPSGVYFYIVTLEDLDLEFQGFLYLAND, encoded by the coding sequence ATGAAGAAACATCTTTACATAGCGGCTCTTATTTTGGCAACGGGCGTACAAGCACAAGAGGCATTGTACAACACCGGTAACCTCCGCATTCACGATGGCGGTGTAATGGGTCTCCACACCAATTTGGTCAATGACGGTAGTTTTGATGAGAATCTGGGTTTGGTCGGTTTTTACGGGGACAATCTCCGTACCGTTAGCGGAAGCTTGCCCGCAACCTTGTATGATGTGGAGTTCGTAACGGGTGGAGGTACTGTTTTACAGAACTCATTAAACGTATTGAACAACGCCAACTTTATAACAGGAGATATCATTACCGATCGCGTACAATCTTCTATAACCCTTAACTTTCTGGCAGATGCCTTTCCTAACGGTCAGAGCAATATTAGTAAGGTAGATGGGTATGTAAGCGTAAACAATCAGCAGAACTTTATTTTCCCGGTAGGTGATTTTCAGTATTTACGCCCCTTAATATTAAACACGGAAGGTGTAAATACCGTAGCCAGATGTGCCTACTACATAGAAGACCCAAATAGTCCAAGTATACTTCCGGGTGCATTCAACACCAATAATAAAGAAGTAGAAATTGGGGATATTAGCAATATTGAGTTTTGGCATTTAGAAGGATCCGTGCCTTCTGCAATTCAACTCTCGTGGAACGAACGTAGTAATATGGGCCTTTTGACCAATGATGTTAATGAAATTGTCATTGTAGGTTATAGCAAATCCTCTAACCGATGGGAGAGTCTTGGTGGCCCTGCCCCTGCCGGCAACCTGAATGAAGGGGTGGTTGCTTCTGCTTCCTTTGTTCCAGATGAATATGAAGTACTCACTTTTGCGGCATTGGGCGAGCCTAGGGATTATCTGGAGCTGGAAAATTATTTTGTTTCTCCTAACGGAGACGGCATCAATGATTTCTTGGAAATTCCGGAATTGGCACTTTCACCAAATAACTTCATGCAGATCTATAACCGTGAGGGACTCAAAGTATTCGAAAAAGCGAATTACACCAATGAGTTCAACGGACTTTCAACACAAAATAACTTTGTTGTAACAAGAGGGGACGGACTTCCGTCCGGTGTATATTTTTACATTGTTACACTAGAAGATTTAGACCTTGAATTTCAAGGATTTTTATATTTGGCGAACGATTAA